In Bradyrhizobium manausense, the sequence GTTCAAGGAGGCGATTCGGACCAAATTGCTGATGGAGGTCGCCGGCCGCACGCCCGAGCGTCCGGTGATGCACGTCGCGGAGAAGGCGAAGGAGCCGCGCGTGAATTGCCTGATCGGCGAGAAGATCTGGTCGGACCGCTGGGGCCGCTAAGGCCCATCCGGATGAGATCGTTTGCCTCATCGCGTCAGGTGCATGAAGTTAATCACTCGTTAACCGCGGCATGGTCCTAATCGAATTGTTTCCAAATATTACTGACGCTGCTTCCGCGCAGAAACATGCCCATCGTCACGCAAAGCACCAGCCAGATCTCGCCCGCCAATGAGCGGATGTATCACCAGAGCGCTTTGCTCGGTGACTGGAAGGGCAATTGGGCGGGCAACAACCAGCCCGTTGGCTTCAAGGTCGTGAACATCCGCGGCGCCCGGGCGCAGGTCGAATACACCCATAACGGGCACACTGAGCGCGGCTTTGCCCAGATCAGCGGTTCGCTCATTACCTTCGGCTCGGTCACGGTCGGCACCAAGGACGGCAAGAACCTCGTGCTGTTGTTCTCCGCGGGAGGTGCCGGCAAGCAGACCGCGTCGCTGGAGAAGCAGGCGCCGCCGGCGTCCGACAGCCGGCTGATGGGAAGCTGGGGTGGCTATTCCAGCGACAACGGCAAGAGCGCGAGCTTTCGCGTGCTCGCCGTCAACGGCAACGAAGCCCAGGTCAGCGTCACCACCGACGGCATCACCCGCCAGGGCACCGGCATCGTCTACAAGAACGTCATCATGTTCGGGCAGTCGCAGATCGCCACCGACGACGGGCAGAACGGCAAGATCATCTACCAGGTCGGCAACAAGTCCTTCATGGTCCCGGTGACGAAATACCCGCCGGCGGATTCGTCGTCATCGGTGGACCGGACAGCGTAGCTGACCTCGGCGACGTCCTGCCGGGTCGCGTCGGTGCCTCTACGGCGTCATTGCGAGCGCAGCGAAGCAATCCAGTGTCTTTCCGCAGCGACCGCCTGAGCCCTGCATCGTTGCGGGCGTACGCCGTTGACGACCTCCTTAGCGACTTGCAGCCCGCGCGACATGTGCAAAAAGTTCGATGCGCGTGCTAGCCTGTGCGATCGAGATCGCTTGCCATGCGCGATTTCGACGCAGTCGATGCCGACGGCAATCAGATCACATTCGGGATGGGAACGGACGCCGCAGCCTGACATGGTCGGCCGCGGCGTCCGGTGAAGATCAGATCCGGGCTTCCAGGATCAGGTTGAACGGCGTCTCGGCGGCACGGCGGAAGCGCGACAATCCGCCTTCGCTCGCGACCTTGCGCAGCCTTGCCTCGCCGGCTTGCGCGCCGAGCGCAAGGCCCACCTCCTGGTCGAGCGAAGCCGGGGTGCAGACCATGGTCGACGCCGCGTAGTAGACGCGCCCGACGGGATTGAGATTGTCCTCGAGCCGGTCGCCCGCGAACGGCTCGACCAGCATGCAGGTGCCGTCCTTCGCCATGGTCTGGCGCACGTGGCTGATGGCGCCGACGGGATCGCCCATGTCGTGCAGGCAATCGAAGAAGCAGACGAGATCGTAGCCTTCGGCCGGATAGGACTTGGCCGAGTGAACCGCGAAATTCACGCGATCACTGAGCCCGGCCTCGGCTGCTGCCTTGCGTGCCGCCTCGATCGAGCCCTCGTGATAGTCGAAGCCGTAGAAGCGCGAATTCGGGAAGGCCTCCGCCATTAGCCGCGTCGAGATGCCATGCCCGCAGCCGACATCGGCGACCTTTGCGCCGCGCTTCAGCTTGTCCACGACGCCGTTGAGCGCGGGCAGCCATTCCTGCACCAGATGATGCATGTAACCTGTGCGGAAGAAGCGCGCGGTGCCGCAGAACAGGCACTCGCTGCGCCGGTTCCAGCCAACGCCCTTGCCGGACTTGAATGCGTCCGTGATCTTCGGCTCGTCGAGAAACGCAGCGGCAATGACATTGCCGACCGCGCCCAGGAACACCGGGCTGTCCTGGTCGGCGAGCGCCATCGCCTGCTCGGGCAGCATCGAGAATTTCCCTGAACCGGCATCGTATTCGACGTAGCCGGATGCCGCCTGGCTCGCCAGCCATTCGCGAACGTAGCGCTCCGCCGTTCCTGTCGCCTTTGCGAGTTCGGCGGAGTTCATCGGTCCCTTGGCGAGAGCGCGGTAGAGGCCGAGCTTGTCGCCCAACAGGACGAGCGATGCGTTCATCGCTGCCCCGACCTCGGTGATCATCTTGCCCATAAAGGCATTCAACCTGTCGGAATTGACCTCCATGACGGCCTCCATGCAATGTCAGGCATTTTCTAGGGTCTGCGCAATTGCGCGTGATCGGACGACGCCAAGGCCTGTGCGGTCAAAGCCGCTGCCTGAGCTTGCGCGTCCTTTCAATGGGTCAATCCGGCACCGAGGAGGTTCAACGTCAACAAGCTGATCTGGAACCCGGCGGCGTGATCGGCGGCATTGCGTCGCTGGCCTTCGCACGATGCCGGGCGTATAAATTGCGCATCATTCCGACGGTTACCTGAATGCCCAGCCTTGCTCGTTCCTGCGGCCTTACTCTTCTTGCCGTGCTCTGCTTCAGCGGAGCGCCGGCTCATGCGCAAGTCGCACCCCTGCAATATTGGATACCGGGCGGTGGTTTTGGCTATGGGGGCAGCGCTGACAGCTACGGCAGCTCTCTTGGCTTCAAAACCGCCGATGCCAACGACGGCTACGAGTTTCGCCCCGGTTTCTTTGTCGGAAGCCGAAGCGGCAATCTTGGTCTGAGTGGCTTCACCCAGGCTGGACCCACCAGCAATTTCAGCGCGCTCTCCTATGACAGCACGCAGTTCGGCTACAACATGAAGACCGCTGGCGGCTCGCCCGTGACCTTCTTTGCCGGCTTCGACACGCTGAAATATGGCAACGGCATTGGCAGCTCGGTCGCGCCGCTGACCTCGGCCGCCGGGCCCGGCTACGGCGCATTTGGGGGTGTCGAATTCAAGCCGACCTCCAACCTCAGCCTGTCGTTCGGGGCCGGGTTCATCCAGCGAGACTCCGGCCGCATGGATAGCGATATCAGGTCGAACATGCTGCCCGGCGAGTCGCCGGCATTGGGCGGGCTCCGGCGCTAGCGCTCAAACTACCGCGTGAACTTCGCCACGATCTCGACATGCGGCGTGTGGCGGAACTGATCGACCGGAACGACACTCTCGATCCTGTAACCGCCATCGATCAGCAGCCGCGCGTCGCGGGCAAATGTCGCGACGTTGCAGGAGACCGCGATCACCACAGGCACCTTGCTGGCAGCCAGCTTCAGCACCTGCGCCTGCGCGCCCTGGCGCGGCGGATCGAACACCACGACGTCGAAATCGCGCAGCTCCGGCGGCACCAGCGGGCGGCGGAACAGGTCGCGCGGCTCGGCCTTGATCGGCTTCAGCCCCGGCGTGCGTGCCGCCTTTGCCAGCGCGGCGATCGCACCGGCGTCGTTGTCGTAAGCCGTGACGCGCGCCTTTTCGGCTAGCCTCAGGGCGAACGGGCCGACACCGCAGAAGAGGTCGAGAACTTCCTTGGCCTTGCCGATGCGCTCGATGACGAGAGACGCAAGCGTTTCTTCGCCCGCGACAGTCGCCTGCAAGAACGAGCCCGGAGGCAGTGTTACCTCGGCGCGACCCATCCTGACCGTCGGCGGCAGGTGTTGCAGCACCAGATCGCCATGTCGCGTCAGCCGCGCCAGGCGATGCTGTTCGGCAACGCGCGAGAGCGCCGTGACCAGCGGCGTCGGCAGCGGACCGGAGCCGCGCACGTCGACATCGAGACCATTGGCGGTCGCGGTGACCTGGATGTCGAGCGGCTTCGTCACCGGCATCTTCGACGTCAGCGGCTCGGCGAGCGCCCAGGCGGCATCGAGTGCGCCCTCGAGCGCGGGATCGAGGATCGGGCAGCGATGGATCGGAATGACGTCGTGCGAGCTCGCCGCCGAGAAGCCGACCTTCAGAACATTGTGCGTGCCAAAGCGTCCGTGCAGCGTGACGCGCCGGCGGCCCGCGCCATGGGCATCGACCAGCGGCACGACCTCGCAATCGATGCCGGCCTGCGCCAGCGTCTCGACGACGATATTGCGCTTCCAGGCATGGTATGGTGCGGCCGCCCAGTGCTGGATCGCGCAGCCGCCACAGATGCCGAAATGCGGACAGAACGGCTCGATGCGCTCGGGACTTGCAACGTCGACCGCCAGCAGCTTGCGGCGGTCGGGATGACCAGCGACATGGTCGACCTCGACGGTCTCGCCGCCGAGCGCGTAGGGCACATAGAGCGCATCGCCCGAATTGAGCGAGACGCCGTCGCCGCGATGGCCGACATGATCGATCTTGACGCGTTCAACCACGGCGCGCGCCCAGGAAGAATTCGATGTTGCCGTCGCCGCCCGCGATCGAGGAGGGAAATACCTCGATGTCGGTGCAGCCGAGCGATGCGGCGAAGGCGGCGATGTCGTCGCAGACTTGCCGTTGCACGGCGGCGTCGCGGATGATGCCTTTCTTGTTGTGCTTTCGATCGGCCTCGAATTGCGGCTTGATCAACGCGAGCAGGCTCATCGGCGCAGCCGCGAGCGACAAGGCCACGGGCAAAACGGTCTTGAGCGAGATGAAGCTGACGTCGATGACGACGACATCGGGGCGCGCCGGCAGCCGCTTGCCGTCATAGGCGCGAATGTCGGTCTCCTCCATCGACACGATCTTGGGATGATCGCGCAGCGAGGCGTGCAACTGGCTGGTGCCGACGTCCACTGCGAACACCAGGCTCGCCCCGTTGGCCAGCAGCACCTCGGTAAAGCCCCCTGTGGAGGCGCCGACGTCGAGGCAGACATGGTCCTCGATGTCGATCGGGTAGCGCTCCAGTGCGCCCGCGAGTTTGACGCCGCCGCGCGAGACGTAAGGGTGTGCCGGCTCGGCATTGATCACTGCGTCCTCGGCGATCGTCTCCGATGGCTTTGCGACCTGCTTGTCGTCAGCCGTGACGAGGCCGGCCTCGATCGCCGCCCGCGCCCGCGCACGGCTCTCGAACAGGCCGCGCTCGACCAGCAGAACATCCGCG encodes:
- a CDS encoding class I SAM-dependent methyltransferase encodes the protein MEVNSDRLNAFMGKMITEVGAAMNASLVLLGDKLGLYRALAKGPMNSAELAKATGTAERYVREWLASQAASGYVEYDAGSGKFSMLPEQAMALADQDSPVFLGAVGNVIAAAFLDEPKITDAFKSGKGVGWNRRSECLFCGTARFFRTGYMHHLVQEWLPALNGVVDKLKRGAKVADVGCGHGISTRLMAEAFPNSRFYGFDYHEGSIEAARKAAAEAGLSDRVNFAVHSAKSYPAEGYDLVCFFDCLHDMGDPVGAISHVRQTMAKDGTCMLVEPFAGDRLEDNLNPVGRVYYAASTMVCTPASLDQEVGLALGAQAGEARLRKVASEGGLSRFRRAAETPFNLILEARI
- a CDS encoding class I SAM-dependent RNA methyltransferase, whose translation is MVERVKIDHVGHRGDGVSLNSGDALYVPYALGGETVEVDHVAGHPDRRKLLAVDVASPERIEPFCPHFGICGGCAIQHWAAAPYHAWKRNIVVETLAQAGIDCEVVPLVDAHGAGRRRVTLHGRFGTHNVLKVGFSAASSHDVIPIHRCPILDPALEGALDAAWALAEPLTSKMPVTKPLDIQVTATANGLDVDVRGSGPLPTPLVTALSRVAEQHRLARLTRHGDLVLQHLPPTVRMGRAEVTLPPGSFLQATVAGEETLASLVIERIGKAKEVLDLFCGVGPFALRLAEKARVTAYDNDAGAIAALAKAARTPGLKPIKAEPRDLFRRPLVPPELRDFDVVVFDPPRQGAQAQVLKLAASKVPVVIAVSCNVATFARDARLLIDGGYRIESVVPVDQFRHTPHVEIVAKFTR
- a CDS encoding TlyA family RNA methyltransferase; the encoded protein is MSPARKRADVLLVERGLFESRARARAAIEAGLVTADDKQVAKPSETIAEDAVINAEPAHPYVSRGGVKLAGALERYPIDIEDHVCLDVGASTGGFTEVLLANGASLVFAVDVGTSQLHASLRDHPKIVSMEETDIRAYDGKRLPARPDVVVIDVSFISLKTVLPVALSLAAAPMSLLALIKPQFEADRKHNKKGIIRDAAVQRQVCDDIAAFAASLGCTDIEVFPSSIAGGDGNIEFFLGARRG